One window of the Carcharodon carcharias isolate sCarCar2 chromosome 26, sCarCar2.pri, whole genome shotgun sequence genome contains the following:
- the LOC121269885 gene encoding uncharacterized protein LOC121269885, with protein MVSLEVTYNITGLLSVLPTTCHSHQNSIKWARSQLKRIVNDYKFRIVLGIRAKAQARLKRSTLGDIGGLLGSANSMLNSGQIYDLNDCASWVAAETARGLHYSVCWTGYALISGELQGDGLLQILRQTADRIIDTAESEATGGVYDMLSQDLIDGVKSDIEDIRFGTIPEHMFSLPIKPHKFTQGAAGIGDYTTSRWRREGSHKIYHGHSPRTLSKQGVPEQL; from the coding sequence ATGGTCTCCCTGGAAGTGACATATAATATCACGGGATTACTGTCAGTATTGCCTACGACTTGTCACAGCCACCAGAATTCCATAAAATGGGCTAGAAGCCAACTGAAGAGGATAGTCAATGACTATAAATTTCGAATTGTTCTGGGAATTAGAGCAAAAGCACAGGCTAGGTTAAAAAGAAGTACACTGGGAGACATCGGAGGGCTACTTGGGAGTGCCAATTCCATGCTTAATTCAGGTCAGATCTATGACTTAAATGATTGTGCCTCCTGGGTGGCTGCTGAGACTGCTCGAGGACTGCACTATAGTGTGTGCTGGACAGGATATGCCCTGATATCCGGGGAGCTACAAGGAGACGGTCTGCTACAGATCCTTAGGCAGACCGCAGACAGGATAATAGACACAGCCGAATCAGAAGCCACAGGGGGGGTATACGATATGCTATCACAAGATCTAATTGACGGGGTAAAATCCGACATTGAAGATATCAGGTTTGGAACAATTCCCGAACACATGTTCAGTTTACCAATTAAACCTCATAAATTTACACAAGGAGCGGCAGGAATTGGTGATTACACAACCtcaaggtggaggagagaggggagtcATAAAATTTATCATGGCCATTCCCCAAGAACATTATCCAAACAGGGCGTTCCTGAACAGCTATAG